In Rutidosis leptorrhynchoides isolate AG116_Rl617_1_P2 chromosome 6, CSIRO_AGI_Rlap_v1, whole genome shotgun sequence, the DNA window AAGCCATAAACTCTTCTCTTGTGTCACTGGTGGGGTCTAAAACCTTGTTTCATATAAATTTGTTTCCATTTGTTTGTCTTATGTGTTcaattgtacatatatatacaattaGCTTGCATAATCTGTTTGTGCTCTTTAGTTTTATTTGTAACAATGAATATTCACATAAATGTTTATTGTAAAAAAGTTGTTTGATAGTATTAATTATGTCTTGAGCTTTGGAGTATTTGGGGATACTTACAAGGAATGAAAAGCCAAAAAACAGAAACCATACAACAGATACAAAGAAACAATTATTAATCGTTAGGATTTGCGAATATCACGAAGATCTTAGCTTTTGGTATTGTTTGCCGAATGAAAATGTGCTGATATAAGATTTTGATATAAGATTGTGACTCGTTAACTGGTTTGATATATTGTATTAGCATATGGATAGAAATATTGTGTTCTGCGGGAACATAGTTCTGATCAATCTGTTAGCACTAGTGCTGTTAGTTTTAACGACGAATGTGGGAGCGAACACAGTCAAACCAAGATTATTAGAAAGCAAGAAATTGTGTAGCCAGTGCACTACATGTGATCACAACACAAAAACATGTCCACCTAGTGAATCTTACCCACATATGACTGCGTTTGACGACACTCTCATTGCTGGTGCGTTGCAGtctgattttgtgaatgcaagcgACAGAGGAGTTTACTCTGTACCGAATATTGTGGGTGGTTTGTCTGCAGAGTATAATGCTTATTTTGGATGGCAGTCAACATCTGGCTCGGCTTCTGGCTATCATAGGTAAAAACATCATTCTATCACAACAGCATATTACTGTAATTTGTATTTTTTATCTTGAAAAAGTTATGTCATTGGGTCCTTAATGTTTGCCCAAAATTTCATGGA includes these proteins:
- the LOC139856028 gene encoding uncharacterized protein, with the translated sequence MDRNIVFCGNIVLINLLALVLLVLTTNVGANTVKPRLLESKKLCSQCTTCDHNTKTCPPSESYPHMTAFDDTLIAGALQSDFVNASDRGVYSVPNIVGGLSAEYNAYFGWQSTSGSASGYHRFSNYMDKCSGGENYLTVDKHGKVSLKSLTSLEDLAYADWKSINPPKHLNHRQFRFWVSRGTQKCLTVFFGGNTKKRTVGVADCKFDGANKGQLFAFRFHYHNTFCCCGRQNN